From a region of the Arachis ipaensis cultivar K30076 chromosome B09, Araip1.1, whole genome shotgun sequence genome:
- the LOC107616979 gene encoding uncharacterized protein LOC107616979, protein MFVFSTYERLASESFPGKIENIHDSWLRGALSKLLISEENLESKIRKSDERNNIPRIPQHMAERVDFRNYYEPRIISIGPIHLPKEDLLQGKLYKDLWAAKYVQGADFHRIQEVHRMTRQNAYISMQFMYLDLLKNEKLASAYDHPPDGKMFATLALVSDGCCVLHLLEKSDNSFEAQEELEISIDKLLWMHQDLLIMDNQIPFQVLRLLCEDQERLEKCLGNFLQVHGIQTAPKLRRQNQEEQELRLIVQGDNQEEEGNESDPLHLLDYLRRALLMRDLETIHKDIRVKMRSWHLRKYRIGTIRELRAAGIRVRRHSNINSLYPTFNHGILYLPELTVDGSTAHIFLNLVAHEIWPGFRNNFAISSFIVFMSSLIDQPEDVKELRLAGVLINELANDKEVADLFNKMDTILVPETPLFAHIRDQIHVHFKSKRGKIRMLSWMGEASNTFFRSPWTIIALLAAVLGLVLTFIQTWFAIHPKSS, encoded by the coding sequence ATGTTTGTCTTCAGTACCTACGAAAGGCTTGCTTCTGAAAGTTTCCCAGGAAAAATAGAGAACATACACGACTCTTGGTTAAGAGGAGCACTGAGCAAACTACTAATTTCGGAAGAAAATTTGGAATCGAAAATTAGAAAGTCAGATGAAAGAAATAATATACCAAGAATTCCACAGCACATGGCTGAAAGGGTGGATTTTAGAAACTATTATGAGCCACGGATCATCTCAATTGGTCCAATTCATCTACCCAAAGAAGATCTTCTTCAAGGAAAGTTATATAAGGATTTGTGGGCTGCAAAGTATGTTCAAGGTGCTGATTTCCATCGGATACAGGAAGTACATAGGATGACTCGCCAAAATGCTTATATCTCCATGCAGTTCATGTACCTCGACCTTTTAAAGAATGAAAAACTTGCATCTGCATATGACCATCCCCCGGATGGAAAAATGTTTGCTACATTGGCGCTGGTTTCGGATGGATGTTGTGTACTTCACCTGTTGGAGAAATCAGACAACTCATTTGAGGCACAAGAAGAGCTAGAAATTAGCATTGACAAGCTTTTATGGATGCACCAGGATCTGCTTATCATGGACAACCAAATTCCCTTCCAAGTCCTCAGGCTCTTGTGTGAGGATCAAGAAAGGCTCGAAAAATGCCTCGGGAACTTCCTCCAAGTTCATGGTATTCAGACAGCACCCAAGCTTCGAAGACAGAATCAAGAAGAACAAGAGTTAAGGCTAATTGTCCAAGGAGATAACCAAGAAGAAGAGGGTAATGAATCTGATCCCCTCCATCTTCTAGATTATTTGAGGAGGGCACTCTTGATGAGAGATCTAGAGACAATCCATAAGGATATCAGGGTCAAGATGAGATCCTGGCACCTCAGGAAGTATAGAATTGGGACCATAAGAGAACTCAGAGCAGCCGGGATTCGAGTTAGAAGACATTCCAACATCAATTCTTTGTACCCCACCTTCAATCATGGCATACTCTACCTTCCTGAGCTAACTGTGGATGGTTCAACAGCTCATATCTTCCTCAACCTTGTAGCCCATGAGATATGGCCTGGTTTTCGCAACAACTTCGCGATCAGCTCATTTATAGTGTTCATGAGCTCTCTCATTGACCAGCCTGAGGATGTCAAGGAACTCAGATTAGCTGGTGTACTTATCAATGAACTAGCCAATGACAAAGAAGTGGCTGATCTGTTTAATAAGATGGATACTATTCTGGTGCCTGAGACACCATTGTTTGCTCACATCAGAGACCAAATCCATGTACATTTTAAATCCAAGAGAGGTAAGATCAGGATGCTGTCTTGGATGGGAGAGGCCTCTAACACCTTTTTCCGCTCGCCATGGACCATCATTGCCTTGCTTGCTGCGGTGCTTGGCCTTGTTCTTACATTTATCCAAACATGGTTTGCTATCCACCCTAAATCTTCATAA